One Setaria viridis chromosome 3, Setaria_viridis_v4.0, whole genome shotgun sequence DNA window includes the following coding sequences:
- the LOC117849084 gene encoding cation/H(+) antiporter 15, whose amino-acid sequence MDDGINCYVVPQTTGTGRNIFQGGSPLQESLPLLGVQLVLIVAVTRVLYFLLKPFKQPRVVSEIMGGIILGPSVLSRCSAFKETVFPARGDPVLHTVATFGLMYVIFLIGVRMDPMLVVRSGKKGVIIGLSGFVLPLAMTAVGFSGAAMAAEADVTRRSTFLFALSTSISVTSFAVLSPIMSELSLLNSDLGRTAMSASMTTDGIAWLIMVGYTLAEAFLVSPATSLWAFLSVAALAAVILFAVRPVALKVIERTPPGKPVDENYVFFFLLIVLLVGFYSDIIGTNSFHGALMLGLAIPDGPPLGTALGEKIDAMVSGLILPLYYAMTGLSTDVWCLHWGRLQLVIFLGWFGKLVGVMVPSLYLEIPLRDAVSLSLFMNSKGIVEVITFTFFLTNELIGKGTFSVLMCSSVAITAVSVPVAAWLYDPARRYAVYKRRTLQHLKADADLRILACVHDQSHVPGTLALLEASHATPQTPIGLYLLQLVEIAGRSAPVFIPHNPRRNASRIGAPGAPSSDSDRVINAFFRHELRHPEGAVSVHPFTTISPYSSMHDEVCRLAVDKRTSLILLHHHKRHMLAGGAHAAAGLRVVNRKVLEVAPCSVAVFVDRNAGCVGLSSFIPGPLQDYSGSSAGSGGGRSTGAPQFHAAVAALFFGGGDDREAMSYVARMARHPGVTVAVVRFLPARGIKDDPADRRVDNRAIEEVKALAARSRNMKVREELVGDMERIVEVLRGLDKAGYDLVVVGMRHRWYPVMPANGLSDWSECPELGVIGDLLASSDFDTPYSVLIMKQQDQAGLNAAVPGAQDLWRSGSVSGPPPRTMSTSGSS is encoded by the exons ATGGACGACGGCATCAACTGCTACGTGGTCCCACAGACCACGGGCACCGGGCGGAACATCTTCCAGGGCGGCAGCCCGCTGCAGGAGTCGCTGCCGCTGCTCGGCGTGCAGCTCGTCCTCATCGTCGCCGTCACCCGCGTCCTCTACTTTCTCCTCAAGCCGTTCAAGCAGCCCCGCGTCGTGTCCGAGATCATG GGCGGCATCATACTTGGCCCCTCCGTGCTGTCACGCTGTTCAGCGTTCAAGGAGACGGTGTTCCCGGCGAGGGGCGACCCGGTTCTGCACACCGTGGCGACGTTCGGCCTCATGTACGTCATCTTCCTCATCGGCGTGCGGATGGACCCGATGCTCGTCGTCCGGTCCGGCAAGAAGGGCGTCATCATTGGCCTCTCTGGCTTCGTCCTGCCGCTGGCCATGACCGCCGTGggcttctccggcgccgccatggccgcggagGCCGACGTGACGAGGCGGTCCACGTTCCTATTCGCGCTGTCGACCTCGATCTCGGTCACGTCCTTCGCCGTGCTCTCGCCGATCATGTCGGAGCTCAGCCTCCTCAACTCCGACCTCGGCCGCACAGCCATGTCGGCGTCGATGACCACCGACGGCATCGCGTGGCTCATCATGGTAGGGTACACCCTGGCCGAGGCGTTCCTCGTGTCGCCCGCGACGTCGCTCTGGGCGTTCCTCTCggtggccgcgctcgccgcggtCATACTGTTCGCGGTGCGGCCCGTCGCGCTCAAGGTGATCGAGCGCACGCCGCCGGGCAAGCCGGTGGACGAAAACTAcgtctttttcttcctcctcatcgtgCTCCTCGTTGGGTTCTACAGCGACATCATCGGGACCAACTCGTTCCACGGCGCGCTCATGCTGGGGCTGGCGATCCCCGACGGGCCGCCGCTCGGCACCGCGCTGGGGGAGAAGATCGACGCCATGGTGTCCGGGCTGATCCTGCCGCTGTACTACGCCATGACCGGCCTCAGCACCGACGTGTGGTGCCTGCACTGGGGCAGGCTGCAGCTCGTCATATTCCTCGGGTGGTTTGGCAAGCTGGTCGGCGTCATGGTGCCGTCGCTGTACCTTGAGATCCCCCTCCGGGACGCCGTGTCTCTCAGCCTGTTCATGAACTCCAAGGGGATTGTTGAGGTCATCaccttcaccttcttcctcacCAACGAG TTGATCGGCAAGGGCACGTTCAGCGTGTTGATGTGCTCGTCGGTGGCGATCACGGCGGTATCGGTGCCGGTGGCGGCATGGCTATACGACCCGGCGCGGCGCTACGCCGTGTACAAGCGGCGCACGTTGCAACACCTCAAGGCGGACGCCGACCTGCGCATCCTGGCGTGCGTCCACGACCAGTCCCACGTCCCGGGGACGCTGGCGCTGCTGGAGGCGTCGCACGCCACGCCGCAGACGCCCATCGGCCTCTACCTCCTCCAGCTAGTCGAGATCGCCGGCCGGTCCGCGCCAGTGTTCATCCCGCACAACCCGCGCCGCAACGCATCCCGGATCGGCGCGCCCGGCGCGCCGTCCTCCGACTCGGACCGCGTCATCAACGCCTTCTTCCGGCACGAGCTCCGGCACCCGGAGGGCGCCGTCTCGGTGCACCCGTTCACCACCATCTCCCCCTACTCCTCCATGCACGACGAGGTGtgccgcctcgccgtcgacaAGCGCACGTCGCTgatcctcctccaccaccacaagCGCCacatgctcgccggcggcgcgcacgccgccgccgggctccgCGTCGTCAACCGCAAGGTGCTGGAGGTCGCGCCGTGCTCGGTCGCAGTGTTCGTCGACCGCAACGCCGGCTGCGTGGGGCTGTCCAGTTTCATCCCGGGGCCGCTGCAAGACTACTCGGGCTCTTCCgcgggcagcggtggcgggcgCTCGACGGGCGCGCCCCAGTTccacgcggccgtggcggcgctcTTCTTCGGCGGAGGCGACGACCGCGAGGCCATGTCCTACGTGGCGCGCATGGCGCGGCACCCGGGCGTGACGGTTGCCGTCGTGCGGTTCCTGCCGGCGCGAGGGATCAAGGACGACCCGGCGGACCGGCGGGTGGACAACCGCGCCATCGAGGAGGTGAAGGCGCTCGCGGCGAGGAGCAGGAACATGAAGGTCCgggaggagctcgtcggcgacaTGGAGAGGATCGTCGAGGTGCTGAGGGGCCTCGACAAGGCCGGCTacgacctcgtcgtcgtcggcatgAGGCACAGGTGGTACCCGGTGATGCCGGCCAACGGGCTGTCGGACTGGAGCGAGTGCCCCGAGCTCGGGGTCATCGGCGACCTCCTCGCGTCCTCCGACTTCGACACGCCCTACTCGGTGCTCATCATGAAGCAGCAGGACCAGGCCGGCCTGAATGCCGCTGTGCCGGGAGCCCAGGACCTGTGGCGCAGCGGCAGCGTCAGCGGCCCGCCACCGCGGACGATGTCGACCAGCGGATCTAGCTAG